One genomic window of Melospiza melodia melodia isolate bMelMel2 unplaced genomic scaffold, bMelMel2.pri scaffold_48, whole genome shotgun sequence includes the following:
- the LOC134413692 gene encoding olfactory receptor 14I1-like, whose translation MISFFTEPHAKAEEMSNSSSIRHFLLLALADTRQLQLLHFCLLLGISLAALLGNGLIISAVACGHHLHTPMFFFLLNLALSDLGSICTTVPKAMHNSVWDTRKISYKGCAAQLFFFMFFISAEFYLLTMMSYDRYVSICKPLHYGTLLGSRACAPMAAAAWASAFLNALLHTANTFSLPLSKGNALGQFFCEIPQILKLSCSHSNHREFVLLALSACLALTCFVFIVFSYVQIFRAVLRIPSEQGRHKAFSTCLPHLAVVSLFITTAILAHLKPPSISSPSLDLAVSVLYSVVPPALNPLIYSLRNQELKAAVWTLMTGCFRKH comes from the coding sequence ATGATTTCTTTTTTTACTGAACCCCATGCTAAGGCAgaagaaatgtccaacagcagctccatcaggcacttcctcctgctggcattagcagacacgcggcagctgcagctcctgcacttctgcctcttgctgggcatctccctggctgccctcctgggcaacggcctcatcatcagcgccgtagcctgcggccaccacctgcacacgcccatgttcttcttcctgctcaacctggccctcagtgacctgggctccatctgcaccactgtccccaaagccatgcacaattctgtctgggacaccaggaagatctcctacaaaggatgtgctgcacagctctttttctttatgtttttcatATCAGCAGAGTTTTATCTTCTGACCATGATgtcctatgaccgctacgtgtccatctgcaaacccctgcactatgggaccctcctgggcagcagagcttgtgcccccatggcagcagctgcctgggccagtgcctttctcaatgctctgctgcacacagccaatacattttccctgcccctgagcAAAGGCAATgccttgggccagttcttctgtgaaatcccacagatcctcaagctctcctgctcacactcgaACCACAGGGAATTTGTGCTCCTTGCGCTTAGTGCCTGTTTAGCACTTACTTGTTtcgttttcattgttttctcgtatgtgcagattttcagggctgtgctgaggatcccctctgagcagggacggcacaaagccttttccacctgcctccctcacctggctgtggtatCCCTGTTCATCACCACTGCCATacttgctcacctgaagcctccctccatttcctccccatccctggatctggcagtgtcagttctgtactcggtggtgcctccagccctgaaccccctcatctacagcctgaggaaccaggagctcaaggctgcagtgtggacactgatgactggatgctttcgcaaacattaa